A DNA window from Ostrea edulis chromosome 5, xbOstEdul1.1, whole genome shotgun sequence contains the following coding sequences:
- the LOC125649597 gene encoding uncharacterized protein LOC125649597, with amino-acid sequence MGHDETPTEKDSYDLARNYGLDISMPDVNLAVSTAAQKVYAKQCNILYKEFQKTLTSLIKEEQVVRRDLRKLKKDKAVNSRYSLYRTEGADLFSKASQKRKTFRENNLATISPLLDDCFEFTPYGVDSVIAEEEEGESDDRPKTAPGNKSLSPEMKPVDGEVDSVFEANRPKTAGFPLATTSNTKEAKTTSKTEGKSIMKQSDRKFSESGQKDHRGSDQKSIEIDSKEINLPEQKIAQIDRLLKSASQVRSLPIDHEMTSLPDLKSEESDNEDGEVDVQTERTRARKITIKADKFLELEKGNTTVKLKDKDGEFILKPLNINYEPDEVEAVFFAKDPTREKMALVRQKTNWSSQTVSADLKVNNRIAIQKSLMGMSSKKTTVAEIFNNARDRRTRHFRIMLKNPLINAENEEATKERKKSIISVPPGMSKWKSLAAATKVSMSNKSNEKSTASTAVHLYKHQKKLASKQEPEPTTNVNRTGKTRSQRMSDSDVSSKGVGSPTKPQLRVTITSPSGADKNVPLSAKNISKNGDDHSELFHRVKHTPKAQDSKFLNRSTTSFGSREEIPMHLSDRDMTDMIRRMVEGGSDCRSEAPDTKRKKGGGRMQKTSPSVDNISDTESIYFGNVKRLLSSNQARQIIKDLKRRDQEYDDAMLNMRRRVAIGAQGHNTMRRPNSVAAFR; translated from the exons ATGGGACATGATGAAA CTCCAACAGAGAAAGATTCTTATGACTTGGCTCGGAACTATGGATTGGATATATCGATGCCGGATGTCAACCTCGCTGTGTCAACAGCAGCACAGAAAGTCTACGCCAAACAGTGCAACATCCTGTATAAGGAATTTCAAAAGACATTAACCTCTCTAATCAAAGAGGAACAGGTTGTCCGGCGAGATTTGAGAAAGCTGAAAAAGGATAAAGCAGTTAACAGTCGATATTCTCTCTACAGGACGGAGGGGGCCGATCTTTTCTCCAAAGCAAGCCAAAAAAGGAAGACGTTCAGGGAGAATAACTTGGCCACCATATCTCCGCTATTGGATGACTGTTTCGAATTCACACCATATGGGGTCGACTCTGTGATCGCAGAGGAGGAGGAGGGGGAATCAGATGATCGTCCCAAAACTGCCCCAGGTAATAAATCGCTGTCACCGGAGATGAAACCTGTGGATGGCGAGGTGGATTCGGTATTTGAAGCAAACAGACCTAAAACGGCTGGTTTTCCGTTAGCTACGACCTCCAACACAAAAGAAGCTAAAACGACTTCCAAGACGGAAGGAAAATCTATTATGAAACAATCTGATCGAAAATTTTCTGAGTCAGGCCAGAAAGATCATAGAGGCAGTGATCAAAAAAGTATAGAAATTGATTCTAAAGAGATCAATCTGCCCGAGCAAAAAATCGCACAAATTGACAGACTTTTAAAATCTGCCAGTCAAGTGAGGTCTCTGCCCATTGACCATGAAATGACGTCACTCCCAGACCTAAAATCTGAGGAAAGTGACAATGAGGATGGAGAAGTTGACGTGCAGACAGAAAGAACAAGAGCGAGAAAAATCACCATCAAAGCGGATAAATTCCTTGAACTAGAAAAGGGCAATACCACTGTGAAATTAAAGGACAAGGATGGCGAGTTTATCTTGAAACCACTCAACATTAACTACGAACCAGATGAAGTTGAAGCTGTGTTCTTTGCAAAGGATCCTACGCGTGAGAAAATGGCTTTGGTTCGACAGAAAACTAACTGGAGTTCTCAAACAGTTTCGGCGGATCTCAAAGTCAACAACAGAATAGCAATTCAAAAATCGCTTATGGGTATGAGTTCAAAGAAAACCACTGTCgctgaaattttcaataatgcAAGAGATAGAAGAACTCGACATTTTAGGATCATGCTTAAAAATCCTTTGATAAACGCCGAGAACGAGGAGGCTACTAAAGAAAGGAAGAAGTCGATAATATCAGTCCCCCCGGGTATGTCCAAATGGAAATCGCTTGCAGCTGCTACTAAAGTGTCAATGTCTAACAAATCAAACGAAAAATCAACAGCGTCCACCGCCGTTCATCTTTACAAGCACCAGAAGAAACTAGCGTCTAAGCAGGAACCTGAACCAACCACAAATGTTAATAGAACGGGGAAAACAAGATCCCAAAGAATGTCGGATTCTGACGTTTCCTCTAAAGGTGTCGGTTCTCCCACAAAACCCCAACTTCGTGTAACCATAACTTCACCTAGCGGTGCAGATAAAAATGTGCCACTGAGTGCCAAAAACATTTCGAAAAATGGCGATGATCATTCTGAGCTTTTTCACAGAGTTAAACATACCCCAAAAGCGCAAGATAGTAAGTTCTTGAATCGTTCTACGACATCTTTTGGCTCTCGTGAAGAAATACCGATGCATCTGTCGGACAGGGACATGACAGATATGATACGGAGGATGGTGGAGGGGGGTAGTGATTGTCGAAGTGAAGCCCCAGATACCAAGAGGAAGAAAGGTGGCGGTCGTATGCAGAAGACCTCCCCTAGTGTAGATAACATTTCTGACACGGAATCCATCTACTTTGGCAATGTCAAACGTCTCCTGTCCAGCAATCAAGCGAGACAAATTATCAAAGACCTAAAGAGACGGGACCAAGAATATGATGATGCGATGCTCAACATGAGGAGAAGGGTCGCAATAGGTGCACAAGGTCATAATACCATGAGACGACCCAACAGCGTCGCAGCTTTCAGATAA
- the LOC125651453 gene encoding uncharacterized protein LOC125651453, producing the protein MRCIFFFFNFLLAPAEKNEYELARDYGLDISMPEANFAVASAAQKEYQKQCSFLYRDFTKNMNSHIKQEQKLRLELRNLKKEKILNSQYSLYRTDGKDLFSTAKAKRELLLKNNELSSSFFEDLCFNPWGLDSIIDEDLIPPTTSPDQVNEGEFQTEPWNKGSLETEPQYDTENFPPKSEVEHLQQPSLAIKLDAKNVNTPVAKVEHLLQSQSHSLSVPPKSSDPLNLTQRSLPVKLPDASKPEIDINEQDTDTAESACDGEVDIQTERTRARSIVIDRNKFIELQRGDVNVKLRNKNGAFLVKPVKLSYDPTGVDAVFAAKDPSKERIALVRQNTNWKSPTVSAELKINNRIAIQKSLVGKAAKKTTVAEIFNSARDRKTRHFRIISNSYKNEENGDESSRDNKTQMRPASSPIVKFPSTSEKVMRKTNVLKSRKAEGGPPVIIHGAFTEKVSKKQVPIVSRENSWNDSSAAPHMKDNLSSSVNKRNCDSVNSVARPASQGSMESHNVLNTSGCHRVTFARRGSHDLSSQLNRSASSMSMREGNVQFMMSDSDMNNMLQRLIAGKGERGDYSTEQTKENMPDVQGTIKAMTFIKRLSRMSSRNKRNTPSDIASSIGTFPRRVASRQDTNQLIKDAKQKDSEYNDTMNSMRRRVALGASRSRSGLK; encoded by the coding sequence ATgcgttgtattttttttttttttaatttcttattaGCTCCAGCAGAGAAGAATGAGTATGAGTTGGCACGTGACTACGGTCTTGACATCAGTATGCCGGAAGCGAACTTTGCAGTGGCTTCCGCTGCACAGAAGGAGTATCAGAAACAATGCAGCTTCCTGTATAGAGATTTTACGAAAAACATGAACTCCCACATAAAGCAAGAGCAAAAACTTAGACTAGAACTCCGAaacttaaaaaaagaaaaaattctaAACAGCCAATACTCATTGTACCGTACGGACGGCAAAGATTTGTTTTCCACCGCCAAAGCGAAGAGAGAGCTGCTGCTTAAGAATAACGAATTATCCAGCTCTTTCTTTGAAGATTTATGTTTTAATCCATGGGGTCTTGATTCCATCATAGACGAAGATTTAATTCCTCCTACAACTTCCCCGGATCAGGTGAACGAAGGAGAATTCCAAACGGAACCTTGGAATAAGGGAAGCCTCGAAACAGAACCTCAGTATGACACCGAAAACTTCCCGCCTAAATCTGAAGTAGAGCACCTCCAACAACCGTCTCTAGCGATCAAGCTAGACGCTAAGAATGTCAATACTCCCGTTGCTAAAGTAGAACATCTTTTGCAATCCCAGTCTCATTCACTTTCTGTACCACCTAAATCGTCAGACCCCCTAAATCTGACACAAAGGAGCCTCCCTGTCAAACTACCTGATGCCTCCAAACCGGAAATCGATATAAATGAGCAAGATACAGACACAGCAGAAAGTGCATGTGATGGTGAAGTGGACATTCAGACGGAGAGGACACGGGCCAGGAGTATCGTCATTGACAGAAATAAATTTATAGAGCTTCAGAGAGGAGATGTCAATGTCAAGCTTAGAAATAAGAATGGGGCATTCCTCGTGAAACCCGTCAAACTCAGCTACGACCCAACGGGAGTTGATGCCGTCTTTGCTGCCAAAGATCCATCAAAAGAACGAATAGCATTAGTTCGACAGAACACAAATTGGAAATCTCCAACAGTGTCAGCCGAGCTTAAGATTAACAATAGAATAGCCATCCAAAAATCGCTTGTAGGAAAAGCGGCGAAAAAGACCACAGTAGCCGAAATCTTCAACAGTGCTAGGGACAGGAAAACGCGCCATTTCAGAATAATATCAAATTCTTACAAAAACGAAGAAAATGGCGATGAGTCAAGCAGAGACAACAAAACGCAAATGAGGCCAGCATCTTCTCCTATAGTAAAATTCCCAAGTACTTCTGAAAAGGTAATGAGAAAAACTAACGTTCTTAAAAGCAGAAAAGCAGAGGGGGGACCACCTGTTATTATCCATGGAGCATTTACGGAGAAGGTTTCTAAGAAGCAGGTTCCTATCGTGTCCCGAGAAAACAGCTGGAATGATTCTTCTGCAGCACCACACATGAAAGACAATCTCTCCAGCTCAGTGAACAAGAGGAATTGTGATTCTGTGAACTCCGTGGCGCGACCTGCCTCACAGGGCTCCATGGAAAGTCATAACGTGTTAAATACTTCCGGTTGTCATAGAGTGACCTTTGCAAGACGAGGTTCACATGACTTATCTTCACAGCTAAACAGATCTGCCTCCTCTATGTCAATGAGAGAGGGTAATGTACAGTTCATGATGAGTGATTCCGACATGAACAACATGCTTCAGAGGTTGATTGCAGGAAAAGGGGAAAGGGGGGATTATAGTACAGAGCAAACGAAGGAGAACATGCCGGATGTACAGGGTACAATCAAAGCAATGACGTTCATCAAACGCTTGAGTAGAATGTCGAGCCGAAACAAAAGGAACACTCCATCAGATATCGCCTCTAGCATAGGAACTTTCCCCAGGCGTGTCGCCAGTCGTCAAGACACCAATCAACTCATTAAGGATGCAAAACAAAAGGACAGTGAATATAATGATACAATGAACTCCATGAGGCGCAGGGTGGCGTTAGGGGCTTCGAGATCCAGAAGTGGCCTGAAATAA
- the LOC125652559 gene encoding galactose mutarotase-like: MNKSQVLPTKDSFGYLTDGREVNRYTFCNLNGVTVRIIDLGCVITDIRVPDKEGVVHDINLGYDSVQGYEKNPLSLGAICGRVVNVISNGKFSVDGQEYHVTKNFGNHSIHGGKKSFTHQLWSSSVEGDKVIMKYVSPDGEEGFPGELTTIVSYQLTNENELKIEYSATTTKPTPVNLTNHAYFNLAGHNYPNLDDHVLQILANKYTPTKESDIYIPSGEICDVTGTLFDLREPVRLGDRLSEVPRGKGYFNNFCVTDADGSMRLIARLDHPPSGRRLDVYTTELGVQCYTGGDTIDHTQGKEGAVYEKFCSICLETQHYPDSVNQKSFPNTILRPGEQYTSKTVYRFGLLEQ; encoded by the exons ATGAATAAATCCCAAGTATTGCCTACGAAAGACTCGTTCGGCTACCTTACGGATGGCAGGGAAGTAAACAG GTACACTTTCTGTAACCTTAATGGCGTCACAGTGAGAATAATTGACCTTGGCTGTGTCATTACTGATATCCGGGTTCCTGACAAGGAAGGCGTGGTTCATGATATCAATCTTGGCTATGATTCTGTACAAG GCTACGAAAAGAATCCGCTGAGTTTAGGCGCCATTTGTGGCAGAGTTGTTAATGTTATTTCCAATGGCAAGTTCTCTGTTGACGGCCAGGAATATCATGTGACCAAAAACTTTGGAAATCACTCCATTCATGGAGGAAAGAAAtcatttacacat CAACTCTGGAGTTCCTCAGTGGAAGGAGACAAAGTTATAATGAAGTACGTGAGCCCTGATGGAGAGGAGGGGTTTCCAGGGGAATTAACGACCATTGTATCGTATCAACTGACCAATGAGAATGAACTCAAGATTGAATACAGCGCCACCACCACCAAACCAACACCTGTCAATCTTACAAACCACGCCTACTTTAACTTAGCAGGTCAC AATTACCCAAACCTTGACGATCACGTGTTACAAATCCTTGCCAACAAATACACACCTACTAAAGAGAGTGATATTTACATACCCTCTG GTGAAATCTGCGACGTGACTGGAACATTGTTTGACCTCCGAGAGCCAGTTAGACTGGGGGATAGACTCAGTGAGGTGCCCCGGGGGAAGGGGTACTTTAACAATTTCTGCGTCACAGATGCAGATGGAAGTATGAGACTAATTGCAAG GCTGGACCATCCCCCGAGTGGCCGCCGTTTGGACGTGTACACTACGGAGCTGGGAGTTCAGTGCTATACCGGGGGAGACACAATCGACCACACCCAAGGAAAGGAGGGGGCGGTATACGAAAAATTCTGCTCCATCTGCCTGGAGACCCAGCACTATCCGGACAGCGTCAACCAG AAAAGTTTTCCCAACACTATCCTTCGACCTGGGGAACAATACACAAGCAAGACTGTGTACAGGTTTGGACTTCTGGAACAGTGA
- the LOC125652593 gene encoding uncharacterized protein LOC125652593, which produces MKQKKLEVSCPRRRQLKRTKQHGDNFFHEKGGTHETNSDSHRQIKGEHIIVPAATLETDTAREDLGITESDELKKKDHQVIFDGNIESKQSERINGSFGDTDIVTDQLEADEGENSSNGELLQSELSEVQSNEISGSTSDTHLTTQTEKTEYSGRLSKEKPRESEKLSLHSSSQNYVEDLAEENSSPKIKETDKTAEMKGNKKDLKTIEEESDERADTRNSNSSSSNKLFKKGRNTQLNRSSSALAPSSRNASSRHSFSCVEDRKSPFKENIYSLRRSHSAMERPKSKVRGSFSDPFKFTKAELEWHLPRKSFFDCHDKALKEAGVESASTTNRIEQMKQRVADKIKKEKELREKRKQLENPVPKEEAVDNTATPGENTAIQDNKSENGSEMDKNEIDDNVIISKLEATQTIVSKSRKHTRHKKKAHDDNEDDVRVDYQPLLQYLRYVKEHPEEFYSHRKQMSQQDHVGSRASPWIIRLAQITERRNLSSAQCLMSKSVVLEAARDIRPRTTDPGQWTMSQKERALLGNMNLGKSSVFIAVKQDLPTHDSQNQDDGKSDFEKEKLKLEKWLKTVSTAGLLKAKELALRELGEEDSYQTKWWSTLQTCTYLRQTGINSS; this is translated from the coding sequence ATGAAACAAAAGAAGTTAGAAGTAAGTTGTCCTCGCAGACGACAGTTAAAACGAACAAAACAGCATGGTGATAATTTCTTCCATGAAAAGGGAGGAACACACGAAACAAACAGTGATAGTCATCGTCAAATAAAAGGAGAGCACATTATTGTTCCCGCGGCCACACTGGAGACAGACACCGCTAGAGAGGATCTAGGTATTACCGAATCTGACGAATTAAAGAAGAAGGATCATCAAGTGATTTTCGATGGAAATATCGAATCGAAACAGAGTGAGAGAATCAATGGTTCATTTGGTGACACCGATATTGTGACGGATCAGTTAGAAGCAGACGAAGGCGAGAACTCAAGCAATGGGGAACTGCTACAAAGTGAACTTAGTGAAGTGCAGTCAAATGAAATAAGTGGGAGTACATCAGATACACATCTTACGACACAAACTGAAAAGACAGAGTACAGCGGGAGGCTTTCAAAGGAAAAGCCCCGTGAAAGTGAAAAACTTTCTCTGCATTCCAGCTCTCAGAACTATGTGGAGGACTTAGCGGAAGAGAACAGTTctcccaaaataaaagaaacgGACAAAACAGCAGAAATGAAGGGGAATAAGAAGGATTTGAAAACAATAGAGGAAGAGAGCGACGAAAGAGCAGACACGAGAAACTCAAACAGTAGCTCATCCAATAAGTTGTTTAAGAAAGGGAGAAATACGCAACTAAACAGATCAAGCAGTGCGCTTGCGCCTTCATCTAGGAATGCATCGAGTAGACATTCTTTCTCTTGTGTAGAAGATAGGAAATCtcctttcaaagaaaatatatatagtcTCAGGAGATCCCATTCCGCAATGGAACGACCGAAATCGAAAGTTCGAGGGTCTTTTAGCGACCCTTTTAAATTTACCAAAGCCGAATTGGAATGGCACCTGCCGAGAAAGAGTTTTTTTGATTGTCACGACAAGGCCCTGAAAGAGGCGGGAGTAGAAAGTGCTTCAACAACGAATAGAATAGAGCAAATGAAACAAAGGGTGgctgataaaataaaaaaggaaaaggAATTGAGAGAAAAACGTAAACAATTGGAGAACCCTGTTCCAAAAGAAGAAGCAGTTGATAATACAGCGACTCCGGGAGAAAACACTGCCATTCAGGACAATAAAAGTGAAAATGGGAGTGAAATGgacaaaaatgaaatagatGATAATGTCATTATATCAAAACTAGAGGCGACGCAGACGATTGTTAGCAAATCCAGGAAACATACACGGCATAAGAAGAAGGCACATGACGATAACGAAGACGATGTTCGCGTGGATTATCAACCTCTCCTTCAATATCTTAGATATGTTAAAGAACATCCCGAGGAATTCTATTCTCACCGAAAGCAAATGTCACAGCAGGATCACGTGGGTAGTCGCGCCAGTCCTTGGATCATAAGACTCGCACAAATCACCGAAAGACGCAACTTGAGTTCGGCTCAGTGTTTGATGTCGAAGAGTGTGGTGTTGGAGGCAGCACGTGACATTCGACCACGAACGACTGACCCTGGGCAATGGACCATGTCTCAGAAAGAAAGAGCGCTTTTGGGAAACATGAATCTTGGGAAATCGAGTGTTTTCATTGCAGTAAAGCAGGATCTACCGACTCACGATTCACAGAATCAAGATGACGGGAAATCTgactttgaaaaagagaaattGAAACTAGAGAAATggttaaaaacggtttctactGCGGGCTTATTGAAAGCGAAAGAATTGGCTTTACGTGAACTCGGGGAGGAAGATAGTTACCAAACTAAGTGGTGGTCAACGCTACAGACGTGCACATACCTCAGGCAAACAGGGATTAATTCCAGCTAG